One part of the Candidatus Zymogenaceae bacterium genome encodes these proteins:
- a CDS encoding biotin/lipoyl-binding protein: MDYNIGRYAVTIVAVGLCAAALVLAATVILSPRVSGCPRHAVAGELTWRAVPVSAGTTAGVERVLVQIGDPVRTGDLLIRLDAESTGTALDNARGRLEAAKAELDAAEMSLESAIDQLEYARGRHIWTRSMYERGAVARMELVRTEGEREFAERLEERARVESEAAKREYDEARDTLALMEGRFDAAIVTAPADGFVSSLYAWEGGSFLRGEEMMTIVVAGEIYVRVSDMPDAHVELGMDVWIVALTPLPQVFTGYAAAYDAEGRVLFRLRLDGKESYRGLFVMGERILIAY; the protein is encoded by the coding sequence ATGGATTACAATATTGGGCGGTATGCGGTCACAATCGTTGCGGTCGGGCTGTGTGCGGCGGCGCTTGTGCTCGCAGCGACGGTCATCCTTTCGCCGCGTGTATCCGGATGTCCCCGGCACGCCGTCGCGGGTGAGTTGACATGGCGGGCCGTCCCCGTTTCGGCAGGCACCACGGCCGGTGTGGAGCGGGTGCTTGTTCAGATCGGAGACCCCGTGAGGACGGGGGATCTGCTGATTCGACTTGACGCGGAAAGCACAGGAACCGCCCTGGATAACGCCAGGGGGCGGCTGGAGGCGGCAAAGGCGGAACTGGATGCCGCGGAGATGTCGCTTGAGTCCGCGATCGATCAGCTCGAATACGCCAGAGGGAGACATATCTGGACCCGCTCCATGTACGAGCGGGGGGCCGTCGCCCGGATGGAGCTTGTCCGGACAGAGGGCGAGCGGGAGTTTGCCGAGCGCCTGGAAGAGCGGGCCCGGGTCGAATCCGAGGCGGCGAAGAGAGAATACGACGAAGCCCGTGACACCCTGGCCCTGATGGAGGGCCGCTTCGACGCGGCAATTGTCACCGCTCCCGCCGATGGGTTTGTTTCATCCCTGTATGCCTGGGAGGGCGGCTCGTTCCTTCGGGGCGAGGAGATGATGACCATCGTCGTCGCCGGGGAAATATACGTTCGGGTGTCCGATATGCCGGATGCACACGTCGAGTTGGGAATGGACGTGTGGATCGTGGCGCTGACCCCGCTTCCCCAGGTTTTTACCGGGTACGCGGCGGCATATGACGCGGAGGGGAGGGTCCTTTTTCGCCTCAGGCTGGACGGGAAGGAAAGCTACCGGGGGCTCTTCGTGATGGGGGAGCGCATACTGATCGCGTATTAG